One window from the genome of Eriocheir sinensis breed Jianghai 21 chromosome 7, ASM2467909v1, whole genome shotgun sequence encodes:
- the LOC126995169 gene encoding serine/arginine repetitive matrix protein 2-like isoform X10 — protein MSFEGGLEPGMTERDPLKLESLPESIVKFEEGEELSVTGSSSEGDMSSEGGLEPDMGERDPLKLGSLPESIVKFEEGEELSATGSSSEGDTSIEREFEPDIGERDPLKLESLGESIEKSEEYEETYEKVSISEDWTSSEGGLEPGMKGIETQHDDTSEKEGSRTSSEGELDPEMKGVQTQSDSNVIGEGELDPETKGIKDKQNRREKGENRTSREGESNPETKGIEDKQNPSKKGESHPETKGMGNKPHSQPTSSRQHTTPYVTPRPHRTLPRQHRQRRNTPHGPKPTSYLGVNLSTPSMQDIAKNAYFSTPNTPWKARRQSKLACPSWWLDDLPLPSHVPSTSDTHKMTNEGDSNEGMLCESRAVLSRKRKKMREDLPNISGHSSSSNSPRLTNVEMDSDSTVLFEFPDAVLSDTSSRKGKKLKRKGVPLPCALSATSDSPPLTELEKSMLKDLPLLYALSYTSASPRNTDEGTDTDATVLFEFSDAVLSDTSSRKGKKSRRKGVPLPCALSTTSDSPPLTEVEKAMIEELLLPYTRSSTSGSPKNTDEGTDTDATVLYDSPDKHPPLTKLEKSMVKDLPLPYALSSASDSPKNTDIDETVLYNSPKKTYPPLTELEKSMLKDLPLPYSLSSTSNSPKMTDEDADTDESMLYDSVKPPYPPLTELEKSMLKDLPLPYGLSSTSNSPKMTDEDPSTDESILYDSVKLPYPPLTELEKAMIEDLPLPYALSSTCSSPKMTDEDTSTDESMLYDSVKPSYPPLTELEKAMIEDLPLPYALSSTSNSPKMTDEDTSTDESILYDSDKPSYPPLTELEKAMIEDLPLPYALSSTCSSPKMTDEDTSTDESLLYDSDKPPYLPLTELEKSMLKDLPLPYGLSSTSNSPKMTDEDADTDESILYDSVKPPYPPLTKLEKSMVKDLPLPYGLSSTTNSPKMTDGDTDTDETLLCDSPDEPRDSPLTELEKSVVKDLPLPSLPFLTNRNMADRNTDTHNVMPGEELREKNKIELPSSNQDSDATTKGSRNSTPSDSGLDANRAVIEDLIRDWMSDKSLRSGNPSLAPSPERSEASEREELDRSNRNDGDVTEEKSDKNKNKENHPCTNQGERERPTTDNHTNVTNLELTPARNVHQDTVTNTTPYTVETVWHSETSLTVRTVRRKFTNPGMQDVTRHDPQPSKRWKTEGGGERRMENESVRCDNEGRNSDGERTAKMRKNKLDSDPESDDTSCEGERRMKMRERRCESEEGGAEAGNTSSDSERKAKRKEMHERENWETSERDKTSHESDQGRTKRKKRRRHGGKREMATQNTSWESGTQTKTRQEITERGKTSYDNGKETNLTNISHIRKWETKKQNTSCESEAQTKTINEITRRDNRRYDRRKLAPSTNRTLDSTLGSSSDRSFTVTVCNKVKRLSDIKITLCEDSEAEESGSKDGEIKVKVQFTEQPEMTLDGGQVSGDGADRLGMVTSTPLVTSASVRRKRLVGDSVEDDDS, from the exons ATGTCGTTTGAAGGAGGATTGGAACCAGGTATGACAGAGAGAGATCCTTTGAAGCTGGAATCATTGCCAGAAAGCATTGTGAAgtttgaagaaggtgaagaatTGAGCGTAACAGGATCCAGTTCAGAAGGAGATATGTCAAGTGAAGGAGGATTGGAACctgatatgggagagagagatccTTTGAAGCTGGGATCATTGCCAGAAAGCATTGTGAAgtttgaagaag gtgaagaatTGAGCGCAACAGGATCCAGTTCAGAAGGTGATACATCAATTGAAAGGGAATTTGAACcagatataggagagagagatccTTTGAAGCTGGAATCATTAGGAGAAAGCATTGAAAAGtctgaagaatatgaagaaacatatgaaaaagTATCCATTTCAGAAGACTGGACCTCAAGTGAAGGAGGATTGGAACCAGGAATGAAAGGGATCGAAACCCAACATGACGACACaagcgaaaaggaaggaagcagaacaTCGAGTGAGGGAGAACTGGACCCAGAAATGAAAGGAGTCCAAACCCAAAGTGATTCAAATGTTATAGGAGAAGGAGAATTGGACCCAGAAACAAAAGGGATCAAAGACAAACAAAatcgaagagaaaaaggagaaaacagaacaTCAAGGGAAGGAGAATCAAACCCAGAAACAAAAGGGATCGAAGACAAACAGAATCCAAGCAAAAAAGGAGAATCACACCCAGAAACAAAAGGTATGGGAAACAAACCCCACTCACAACCCACATCGTCCAGACAACACACAACACCCTACGTAACACCAAGGCCTCACCGCACCCTCCCTCGGCAACACAGGCAACGCAGGAACACCCCACATGGCCCCAAACCTACGTCCTACCTGGGTGTGAATCTTTCGACACCCTCCATGCAGGATATCGCCAAGAACGCCTATTTCAGTACGCCCAACACGCCATGGAAAGCGAGGAGGCAGAGTAAGCTGGCCTGTCCCTCCTGGTGGCTTGACGATCTGCCTCTCCCCTCGCATGTTCCCTCGACATCTGACACTCACAAAATGACAAATGAGGGAGATTCTAATGAGGGTATGCTGTGTGAGTCTCGTGCTGTGCTGtcaaggaaacggaagaaaatgagagaagactTACCCAATATCTCCGGTCATTCCTCAAGCAGTAACTCTCCCAGATTGACAAATGTGGAGATGGATTCCGATTCGACTGTGCTGTTTGAGTTTCCTGATGCTGTTCTGTCCGACACATcatcaaggaaaggaaagaaattaaagaggaaaggcGTACCTCTCCCCTGCGCTCTCTCCGCAACCAGTGACTCGCCACCATTGACAGAACTGGAGAAATCAATGCTAAAAGACCTGCCTCTCCTCTATGCTCTCTCCTATACCAGTGCCTCTCCCAGGAACACAGATGAAGGCACAGATACAGATGCGACTGTGCTGTTTGAGTTTTCTGATGCTGTTCTGTCCGACACATcatcaaggaagggaaagaaatcaaGGAGGAAAGGCGTACCTCTCCCCTGCGCTCTCTCCACAACCAGTGACTCTCCACCATTGACGGAAGTGGAGAAAGCAATGATTGAAGAGTTGCTTCTCCCCTACACTCGCTCCTCAACCAGTGGCTCTCCCAAGAACACAGATGAAGGCACGGATACTGACGCGACTGTGCTGTATGACTCTCCTGATAAACATCCACCATTGACAAAACTGGagaaatcaatggtaaaagactTGCCTCTCCCCTACGCTCTCTCCTCAGCCAGTGACTCGCCCAAGAACACGGATATTGACGAGACTGTACTGTATAATTCTCCTAAAAAAACCTATCCACCATTGACGGAACTGGAGAAATCAATGCTAAAAGACTTGCCTCTCCCTTACAGTCTCTCCTCCACCAGTAACTCTCCCAAAATGACGGATGAAGATGCAGATACAGATGAATCTATGCTGTATGATTCTGTTAAACCACCCTATCCACCATTGACAGAACTGGAGAAATCAATGCTAAAAGATTTGCCTCTCCCTTACGGTCTCTCCTCCACCAGTAACTCCCCTAAAATGACAGATGAAGACCCAAGTACAGATGAATCTATACTGTATGATTCTGTTAAACTGCCCTATCCACCATTGACGGAACTGGAAAAGGCAATGATTGAAGACTTGCCTCTCCCCTATGCTCTCTCCTCAACTTGCAGCTCTCCTAAAATGACGGATGAAGACACAAGTACAGATGAATCTATGCTGTATGATTCTGTTAAACCATCCTATCCACCATTGACAGAACTGGAAAAGGCAATGATTGAAGACTTGCCCCTCCCCTATGCTCTCTCCTCCACCAGTAACTCTCCCAAAATGACAGATGAAGACACAAGTACAGATGAATCTATACTGTATGATTCTGACAAACCGTCCTATCCACCATTGACGGAACTGGAAAAGGCAATGATTGAAGACTTGCCTCTCCCCTATGCTCTCTCCTCAACTTGCAGCTCTCCCAAAATGACAGATGAAGACACAAGTACAGATGAATCTCTGCTGTATGATTCTGATAAACCGCCCTATCTACCATTGACGGAGCTGGAGAAATCAATGCTAAAAGATTTGCCTCTCCCTTACGGTCTCTCCTCCACCAGTAACTCTCCTAAAATGACAGATGAAGATGCAGATACAGATGAATCTATACTGTATGATTCCGTTAAACCACCCTATCCACCATTGACGAAACTGGagaaatcaatggtaaaagaccTACCTCTCCCTTACGGTCTCTCCTCAACCACTAACTCTCCCAAAATGACGGACGGAGACACGGATACTGACGAAACTCTACTCTGTGACTCTCCTGATGAACCACGTGATTCACCATTGACAGAACTGGAGAAATCAGTGGTGAAGGacttgcccctcccttcccttcccttcctgacaaacagaaacatggcagacagaaacacagacactcATAATGTAATGCCGGGTGAGGAATTAAGGGAAAAGAACAAAATTGAGCTCCCTTCTTCTAACCAAGACTCAGATGCAACTACAAAGGGATCCAGGAACTCAACACCCTCTGACTCTGGACTGGATGCTAATAGGGCGGTCATAGAGGATTTGATAAGGGATTGGATGAGTGATAAGTCTCTCCGTAGTGGGAATCCGAGCCTAGCACCATCGCCAGAGAGAAGTGAGGCATCGGAGAGAGAAGAACTTGACCGCAGCAACAGAAATGACGGAGACGTAACAGAAGAAAAGTccgataaaaataaaaacaaagaaaatcatcCATGTACcaaccaaggagagagagagagaccaaccacTGACAACCATACAAATGTTACCAACTTAGAACTCACACCCGCAAGGAACGTACACCAGGACACTGTTACCAATACCACCCCGTACACCGTGGAGACCGTCTGGCATTCGGAAACGTCCCTCACCGTAAGAACCGTAAGACGCAAATTCACAAACCCAGGCATGCAAGACGTGACCCGACATGACCCCCAACCCAGCAAGAGGTGGAAgactgagggaggaggtgaacgGAGGATGGAAAATGAGAGCGTAAGATGTGATAATGAGGGAAGAAACTCTGATGGTGAAAGAACGgcaaaaatgaggaaaaacaagCTTGATAGTGACCCAGAAAGTGACGATACAAGCTGTGAAGGTGAacgaagaatgaaaatgagggaaagaaggtgtgAGAGTGAGGAAGGGGGCGCAGAGGCAGGGAATACAAGCTCTGATAGTGAACGAaaggcaaaaaggaaggaaatgcatGAGAGGGAGAACTGGGAGACATCGGAGAGGGACAAAACTAGCCATGAGAGTGACCAAGGacggacgaaaagaaagaaacggaggcGACATGGTGGAAAACGGGAAATGGCGACACAAAACACCAGCTGGGAAAGTGGAACGCAAACAAAAACAAGGCAAGAAAtaacagagagagggaagacaAGTTACGACAATGGGAAGGAAACTAACTTGACGAACATTAGCCATATCAGAAAATGGGAGACCAAGAAACAAAATACCAGCTGTGAAAGTGAAGCGCAAACCAAAACAATAAACGAAATAACCAGGAGGGATAATAGACGTTACGACCGCAGAAAACTCGCACCCTCGACCAACAGAACCCTGGACAGTACCCTTGGCAGCTCCTCCGATCGCAGCTTCACCGTCACAGTATGCAATAAGGTCAAGAGGCTGAGCGACATTAAAATCACCCTCTGTGAAGACTCCGAGGCCGAGGAGAGCGGGTCAAAGGACGGCGAGATCAAAGTGAAGGTGCAGTTTACCGAGCAACCTGAGATGACCCTAGATGGAGGTCAGGTTAGCGGTGATGGTGCGGATAGGTTAGGGATGGTGACCTCGACCCCTCTCGTGACCTCAGCTAGCGTAAGAAGGAAGAGGTTGGTCGGGGAtagtgttgaagatgatgatAGTTGA